In the genome of Nonlabens sp. MB-3u-79, one region contains:
- a CDS encoding DUF3467 domain-containing protein, which produces MAKDQNPDHKINIEIDGEVAEGQYSNLAIINHSVSEFVVDFVNIMPGNPKSKVKSRIILTPQHAKRLAKALHENVRKFEQAHGDIKDYEQPPVPLNFGPTGQA; this is translated from the coding sequence ATGGCAAAAGATCAAAATCCTGACCATAAAATCAATATTGAGATTGATGGTGAAGTTGCAGAGGGACAATACAGTAACCTTGCAATCATCAACCATTCGGTTTCTGAATTTGTTGTAGACTTTGTAAATATTATGCCTGGAAACCCTAAGTCAAAGGTGAAGTCCAGAATAATATTAACTCCTCAACACGCTAAGCGACTGGCAAAAGCACTACATGAAAATGTAAGAAAGTTTGAGCAAGCTCATGGAGATATTAAGGATTATGAACAACCGCCCGTTCCTTTAAATTTTGGCCCAACTGGTCAAGCATAA
- a CDS encoding type IX secretion system membrane protein PorP/SprF, which yields MKKLVSCLLFFAFAKAVTAQQDPQYSQYMYNPIVVNPAYAGNRGVASIVGLHRSQWVGLDGAPHTQTLSFHTPLSNSRVGIGLSIVNDEIGPSDETYVAADFSYTLLVGDQARLSFGIKGGIHVLNVDYRRLNPFDLGDPRLSENIDNKLSPTLGLGLYYHTEKLYLGLSSPNLLQTDHFDGTENNRSTTYIAQERIHLFATAGYVFDLNEDVKFKPATMLKLVQGAPVQIDLSANFLFNDRLTLGVAYRWSAAVTGLVGFQISDQMMIGFAYDRETTALGNAIFNDGSYELFLRFELFNNYERIITPRFF from the coding sequence ATGAAGAAACTAGTAAGTTGTTTATTATTTTTCGCTTTCGCGAAAGCGGTGACGGCACAACAAGATCCACAGTACAGTCAGTATATGTACAATCCTATAGTGGTGAATCCTGCCTATGCTGGAAATCGAGGAGTGGCAAGTATTGTCGGTCTTCACAGAAGTCAATGGGTAGGACTCGATGGCGCGCCACATACTCAAACCTTGTCTTTTCATACACCTCTTTCCAATAGTCGGGTAGGTATAGGATTGAGTATAGTGAATGATGAAATAGGTCCCTCAGATGAGACTTACGTAGCTGCAGACTTTAGTTATACCCTGCTAGTTGGTGATCAGGCCAGATTGAGTTTTGGAATAAAAGGAGGTATTCATGTTTTAAATGTAGATTATAGAAGGCTCAACCCTTTTGACTTGGGAGATCCTAGACTGTCAGAGAATATAGATAATAAACTTTCGCCTACTCTAGGTCTGGGCTTGTATTACCATACAGAGAAGCTTTATTTGGGATTAAGCAGCCCTAACCTCTTACAGACAGATCACTTTGACGGTACTGAAAACAACCGCAGTACGACTTATATAGCACAAGAACGAATTCACTTATTTGCGACAGCGGGTTATGTGTTTGATTTAAATGAGGATGTCAAGTTCAAGCCAGCTACGATGTTGAAGCTCGTTCAAGGGGCGCCCGTACAAATAGATCTTTCAGCAAATTTTTTATTCAATGATAGGTTAACTTTAGGAGTAGCTTACCGGTGGAGTGCGGCTGTGACAGGTCTTGTAGGGTTTCAGATAAGTGATCAAATGATGATAGGCTTTGCATATGATCGGGAGACGACGGCATTAGGAAATGCTATTTTTAATGACGGTAGCTATGAATTATTCCTAAGATTTGAATTGTTCAATAATTACGAACGTATCATTACACCACGGTTCTTCTAA